In Archangium violaceum, the following are encoded in one genomic region:
- a CDS encoding GAF domain-containing sensor histidine kinase → MSSERPQSESGRRELLLRALEKLLELQGAELRPTMDNAAQILVELLHADKVDIFFLEPETQTLVARGISDTPMSRKQKRLGLDRLQLANRGRIVEIFETGMPWHTGHQDEDPEELPGIKFGLGIKSAIGAVIEVGGERRGVLECSSDKAEFFSLDDLRFLEAVARWVGVVAHRIELSEQLTKAALEQGRRSAAEDLITIFAHDMGNHLFSLRARIELIHRRSVRQRSVDDIRDAEAALGSVKALSRLTSDLLDVGRLEQGLFSLHPQPLDVMRLVQEVAATSTLPSHEVQSRGPEELVLVADPERLRQALSNLVANALKHSPAGLPVVVEVETRTRTDGDHVVVSVVDQGPGVSPELLPRLFERFARGPKSSGLGLGLYLARRIALAHGGTLEVHSSPGKGARFELSLPVLRDASD, encoded by the coding sequence GTGTCCTCGGAACGACCCCAGAGTGAGAGCGGGCGGCGCGAGTTGCTCCTGCGGGCGCTCGAGAAGCTGCTCGAGCTGCAGGGAGCCGAGCTCCGTCCCACGATGGATAACGCGGCCCAGATCCTCGTGGAACTGCTCCATGCCGACAAGGTGGACATCTTCTTCCTGGAGCCAGAGACCCAGACGCTCGTGGCCAGGGGCATCAGCGACACCCCCATGTCCCGCAAGCAGAAGCGCCTCGGCCTGGACCGGCTACAGCTCGCCAATCGCGGCCGGATCGTGGAGATCTTCGAGACAGGAATGCCCTGGCACACGGGCCATCAGGACGAGGACCCCGAGGAGCTGCCAGGCATCAAATTCGGGTTGGGGATCAAGTCCGCCATCGGGGCGGTGATCGAAGTGGGCGGGGAGCGGCGAGGCGTCCTGGAGTGCTCCTCGGACAAGGCGGAGTTCTTCTCCCTGGACGACCTCCGCTTCCTGGAGGCCGTCGCCCGGTGGGTGGGCGTGGTGGCGCACCGCATCGAGCTCTCGGAGCAGTTGACGAAGGCCGCCCTCGAGCAGGGCCGGCGGTCCGCCGCCGAGGACCTCATCACCATCTTCGCGCATGACATGGGCAATCACCTGTTCTCCCTGCGCGCGCGCATCGAGCTCATCCACCGGCGGTCGGTCCGGCAGCGGTCCGTCGACGACATCCGCGATGCCGAGGCGGCGCTCGGGAGTGTCAAGGCACTCTCCCGGCTCACCTCCGACCTGCTCGATGTGGGCCGCCTGGAGCAGGGGCTCTTCTCGCTGCACCCACAGCCCCTGGACGTGATGCGGCTGGTGCAGGAAGTGGCGGCGACCTCGACGCTTCCCTCGCACGAGGTCCAGTCCCGAGGCCCGGAGGAGCTCGTCCTCGTGGCCGACCCCGAGCGTCTTCGCCAGGCCCTTTCCAACCTGGTCGCCAATGCGCTGAAGCACTCGCCCGCGGGGCTTCCGGTGGTGGTGGAGGTCGAGACGCGGACGCGCACGGACGGCGACCATGTCGTCGTCTCCGTCGTCGACCAGGGGCCCGGGGTCTCGCCCGAGCTGCTCCCCAGGTTGTTCGAGCGCTTCGCCCGCGGCCCCAAGTCCTCGGGACTGGGGCTCGGGTTGTACCTCGCGCGGCGGATCGCCCTCGCCCATGGCGGGACGCTCGAGGTCCATTCGTCACCGGGGAAGGGCGCGCGGTTCGAGCTCTCCCTCCCCGTGCTCCGCGACGCGTCGGACTGA
- a CDS encoding vWA domain-containing protein yields the protein MKATYTLSRPVLPVGTSSKVDLVVTFQADAPAASTRRSLNLSLVIDRSGSMAGVPLKHALQASRQLVERMGPEDWLSIVTYDDAVFSVLAPTRVTDKAAIGAVLSKVRAGGCTNLSGGWLKGVEHVGANKAAERVNRVLLLTDGQANMGITDPDALVSTAREKSAAGIITTTLGFGSNFNEDLLIGMANAGEGHFYYIQTPDDAEGVFGIEMEGLGSLVAQNLEVTLKPAPKVKVASVLNRYRFESRGQEVAVGLGDVYATEPRQLAAELSVDAGSASGPVTLATLVFRAQAVVDGAIRELSGEVPIVVNLASASESAAVSADKNVLAQTSRLRIARVKDQAVELADKGDFGSASQRLRQVITEVSAHLDKASYDIAEEVEQLAHYAQRLESRKYDPVIRKEMRDQSYQAGTRSRGDLALRGTAGGSADSLEAVSSAGTGVILKCVREGGKLRVHAASEGYDPSFNVQFPRSAREEGVSYVVDKLEPSGDGTFYRVSGAIKRLVLPGQERGARSAEAAKKKGKPTASKVTGSAADLPTTNTVGTGVLVQCVKEGSKLRARVVSDGYDPNLNIRFPRDIREENVLYVVEEIVTTGNGGSYIACGDIHRLVQ from the coding sequence ATGAAGGCCACCTACACCCTCAGCCGTCCGGTGCTCCCCGTTGGTACCTCCTCCAAGGTCGACCTGGTGGTGACGTTCCAGGCCGATGCCCCGGCGGCGTCCACGCGGCGCTCGCTCAACCTGAGCCTCGTCATCGACCGCTCGGGCTCCATGGCGGGCGTTCCGCTGAAGCACGCCCTGCAGGCCTCGCGGCAGCTCGTGGAGCGGATGGGCCCGGAGGACTGGCTCTCCATCGTCACCTATGACGACGCGGTGTTCTCGGTGCTCGCGCCCACCCGCGTCACGGACAAGGCGGCCATCGGCGCGGTGCTCTCCAAGGTGCGCGCGGGCGGGTGCACCAACCTGAGCGGCGGCTGGCTCAAGGGCGTGGAGCACGTGGGGGCCAACAAGGCCGCGGAGCGCGTCAACCGCGTGCTCCTGCTGACGGACGGCCAGGCCAACATGGGCATCACCGATCCGGACGCCCTCGTCTCCACGGCGCGGGAGAAGTCCGCGGCCGGCATCATCACCACCACGCTGGGCTTCGGCTCCAACTTCAACGAGGACCTGCTCATCGGCATGGCCAACGCCGGGGAGGGGCACTTCTATTACATCCAGACGCCGGACGACGCCGAGGGCGTCTTCGGCATCGAGATGGAGGGCCTCGGCTCGCTCGTCGCGCAGAACCTGGAGGTGACGCTCAAGCCGGCGCCCAAGGTGAAGGTGGCGAGCGTGCTCAACCGCTACCGCTTCGAGTCCCGGGGCCAGGAGGTGGCGGTGGGGCTGGGCGACGTGTACGCCACCGAGCCGCGGCAGCTCGCGGCGGAGCTGTCCGTGGACGCGGGGAGCGCCAGTGGCCCGGTGACGCTCGCCACGCTGGTGTTCCGGGCGCAGGCGGTGGTGGACGGGGCCATCCGGGAGCTGTCGGGCGAGGTGCCCATCGTCGTCAACCTGGCCTCGGCCTCGGAGTCGGCGGCCGTGTCCGCGGACAAGAACGTGCTGGCCCAGACGAGCCGCCTGCGCATCGCGCGCGTCAAGGACCAGGCCGTCGAGCTCGCCGACAAGGGGGACTTCGGCTCGGCCTCGCAGCGGCTGCGGCAGGTCATCACCGAGGTCTCCGCCCACCTCGACAAGGCCTCCTACGACATCGCCGAGGAGGTGGAGCAGCTCGCGCACTACGCGCAGCGCCTGGAGTCGAGGAAGTACGACCCGGTCATCCGCAAGGAGATGAGGGATCAGTCCTACCAGGCGGGCACGCGCAGCCGTGGCGATCTGGCGCTGCGCGGGACGGCGGGCGGCTCGGCGGACAGCCTGGAGGCCGTGTCCAGCGCGGGCACCGGCGTCATCCTCAAGTGCGTGCGCGAGGGCGGCAAGCTGCGCGTCCACGCCGCCTCCGAGGGGTATGACCCGAGCTTCAACGTGCAGTTCCCCCGGAGCGCGCGCGAGGAGGGCGTCTCGTACGTGGTGGACAAGCTGGAGCCGTCGGGAGACGGCACGTTCTACCGGGTGAGCGGCGCCATCAAGCGGCTGGTGCTGCCCGGGCAGGAGCGCGGCGCCCGCTCGGCGGAGGCCGCGAAGAAGAAGGGCAAGCCCACCGCGTCCAAGGTGACGGGCTCGGCGGCGGATCTGCCCACGACGAACACGGTGGGCACCGGCGTGCTCGTCCAGTGCGTCAAGGAGGGCAGCAAGCTGCGCGCCCGCGTGGTGTCCGACGGCTACGACCCCAACCTCAACATCCGCTTCCCGCGCGACATCCGCGAGGAGAACGTGCTGTACGTGGTGGAGGAGATCGTCACCACCGGCAACGGCGGCTCGTACATCGCCTGCGGGGACATCCACCGGCTCGTCCAATGA
- a CDS encoding HAD hydrolase-like protein gives MITHVVFDFDGTLANSLNVAIALYNEIAEKKRYGKMTADNLAELRGMTVRERCKRLGVPLYMLPWVGVRVGRGYRSAVQTIEFNEGIPELLKELRGRGLELLILSTNDEENIRAVLKRHSAEEWVKDLYCGGGIFGKARRLRALMKRTGLRPEQLVYVGDEHRDVVACKEVGVKVIAVRWGADTEALLKQAGPDYIAEHPAEIAECLGHWSTPAPAPAVH, from the coding sequence GTGATTACACATGTCGTGTTCGATTTCGATGGAACGCTGGCGAACTCGTTGAACGTGGCCATCGCGCTCTACAACGAGATCGCCGAGAAGAAACGTTACGGCAAGATGACGGCCGACAACCTCGCGGAGCTGCGCGGGATGACCGTGCGCGAGCGGTGCAAGCGCTTGGGGGTTCCACTCTACATGCTGCCCTGGGTGGGGGTGCGGGTCGGCAGGGGCTACCGAAGCGCGGTACAGACCATCGAGTTCAACGAGGGCATCCCCGAGCTGCTGAAGGAGCTGAGAGGCCGGGGTCTGGAGTTGCTCATCCTGTCCACCAACGACGAGGAGAACATCCGGGCCGTCCTGAAGCGGCACTCGGCCGAGGAGTGGGTGAAGGACCTCTATTGCGGTGGAGGAATCTTCGGCAAGGCCCGCCGGCTGCGCGCGCTGATGAAACGGACGGGGCTCCGGCCGGAGCAGCTCGTCTACGTGGGCGACGAGCACAGGGACGTGGTGGCCTGCAAGGAGGTCGGCGTGAAGGTCATCGCCGTGCGGTGGGGTGCCGACACCGAGGCCCTGCTGAAGCAGGCCGGGCCGGACTACATCGCCGAGCACCCGGCGGAGATCGCCGAGTGCCTGGGCCACTGGTCGACCCCGGCACCCGCGCCCGCGGTCCACTGA
- the hemG gene encoding protoporphyrinogen oxidase gives MSVIIIGGGLSGMAAAFHLRQRGIPVVLLERAPRLGGNIQTHVRDGFLLENGPNSFFDREPSMRELARALGVESLIQPATDAARKRYVYTRGRLRALPRPLPSFLGSNVLPFTSRLRVLGDLFTRRSVRDEDESLARFGRRHLGHTATSVVLDAVQSGLFTGDLETLSARAATPRPKELPQPGALCSFRGGLQRMVDALIRRLGTIAHTRAHVERLTPVPGGWRVVVREQGERTELEASQVVVCTPANTAAGLLRETDAELGSLLGSITYAPVAVVHVGFAPESVPKPDGAGFLVPASEKRRLLGAIHASTLFPWRAEGERVLYTCMVGGTRQPELASLPPEELVTLVREELAHITGVRAEPVVTDVVRWPCALPQYTLGHEERLAAIDRAVARWPGLHLSGNAYRGISMVDCVRDAATLAERLAARVGPTGGALGLGSQQQA, from the coding sequence ATGAGCGTCATCATCATTGGAGGAGGACTCAGTGGGATGGCGGCCGCCTTCCATCTGCGGCAGCGGGGCATCCCCGTGGTGCTGCTGGAGCGCGCGCCGCGGCTGGGGGGCAACATCCAGACGCACGTCCGCGACGGCTTCCTCCTGGAGAACGGGCCCAACAGCTTCTTCGACCGCGAGCCCTCCATGCGAGAGCTGGCCCGGGCGCTCGGAGTCGAGTCGCTCATCCAGCCCGCCACCGACGCGGCCCGGAAGCGCTACGTCTATACCCGCGGCCGGCTGCGAGCCCTGCCACGCCCCCTGCCCTCCTTCCTCGGCTCGAATGTCCTGCCGTTCACCTCGCGGCTGCGCGTGCTGGGAGACCTGTTCACCCGCCGGTCCGTCCGTGACGAGGACGAGTCGCTCGCCCGCTTCGGCCGCCGGCACCTCGGTCACACGGCCACGTCCGTGGTGCTCGACGCGGTGCAGAGCGGGCTGTTCACGGGAGACCTCGAGACGCTGAGCGCGCGAGCCGCCACGCCGCGTCCGAAGGAGCTGCCCCAGCCCGGCGCGCTGTGCTCCTTCCGGGGAGGGCTGCAGCGCATGGTGGATGCGCTGATCCGGCGCCTGGGGACCATCGCCCACACGAGGGCCCACGTGGAGCGACTCACCCCTGTCCCGGGAGGCTGGCGCGTGGTGGTGCGCGAGCAGGGGGAGCGCACGGAGTTGGAGGCCTCGCAGGTGGTGGTGTGCACCCCGGCGAACACGGCGGCCGGACTGCTGCGCGAGACGGACGCGGAGCTGGGCTCCCTGCTGGGGAGCATCACCTACGCACCGGTGGCGGTGGTGCACGTGGGCTTCGCCCCGGAGTCCGTGCCGAAACCGGACGGCGCGGGCTTCCTCGTGCCCGCCAGCGAGAAGCGCAGGCTGCTCGGCGCCATCCATGCCTCGACCCTCTTCCCCTGGCGCGCCGAGGGGGAGCGGGTGCTCTACACATGCATGGTGGGTGGGACGCGGCAGCCGGAGCTGGCCTCGCTGCCTCCGGAGGAGCTCGTCACGCTGGTGCGCGAGGAGCTCGCGCACATCACCGGGGTGCGCGCCGAGCCCGTCGTCACCGACGTGGTGCGCTGGCCGTGCGCCCTGCCCCAGTACACCCTGGGCCACGAGGAGCGCCTGGCGGCCATCGACCGGGCCGTGGCCCGCTGGCCGGGACTGCACCTCAGCGGCAATGCCTATCGGGGCATCAGCATGGTGGACTGTGTGCGAGACGCGGCCACGCTCGCGGAGCGGCTGGCGGCCCGGGTAGGGCCCACGGGCGGCGCCCTGGGGTTGGGCTCCCAGCAGCAGGCGTGA